A region of the Geomonas subterranea genome:
CGCGTTCCGGTACTCGACCGTTGAAACACGACATTTCGCCATCCATTACCACCAGGGGCTCGAGGGGGTGGCCCGCAGGGCGGCCGGGATGGCCGAGGAGATCCACGACAAGCTGACCCGGGAGTTCCAGTGGCACCCCGCCGGAAAGACCCAGGTGGTGCTGATCGACGACAGCGACTTCACCAACGGCCTCGCCATCACCATCCCCTACAACACCATCTACCTCGAGGTGGTCCCCCCCACCCTCACCTCGACACTCGGAGAGTACGACGACTGGCTGAAGACGCTGTTCACCCACGAGTACGCGCACATCGTTTCCGCCGACCCGGCGCGCGGCTACTCCAAGGTCACCCGCGCCATCTTCGGAAAGCCGCTCCCCTGGATGGACCCGCTCTCCGCACTCCTCTTTCTTTCGACGGCGCCTCCCAACACCTTCCTCCCCCGCTGGTGGCACGAAGGGATGGCGACCTGGGCGGAAACCAAGTACACCGGACAGGGACGCGGCAAGAGCAGTTACTACGACATGATCTTCCGCACCGCCGTCGCCGAGGACAACCTCCCCACCGTGGACCAGATCAACGGCGACGTGCCGGAATGGCCGTCCGGGCACTTCCCGTACATCTACGGCTACCGCCTGCAGCGCTATATCGCCGAAACCTACGGCGACGACGTTGCCGGGAAACTGACCCTGGGGCACGCGGGGCGCTTCCCCTACACCATCACCGGCCCGGCCAGGGCGAATTTCGGGGGGAAGAGCTACCGCGAGGTCTACCGGGACATGATCGCGTCGCTCAAGGACGAGCAGTCCCGGCGCGTCGCCGCCCTGGCCCTGCAACCCTTCACCCCGCTCTCCACCATCTACGACGCGGGGGAGAACCTGACGTCGCCGCGCTTCTCACCCGATGGGAGCCGCATCGCCTTCTCCAGGCGCGACCCGCGCGACCACACCACGGTGATCGTCACCGACGTCTCCGGGAATAAGGTGGCCGAGTTCAGGCGTCAGCTGTCCGACGGCAGCCTGAGCTGGTCGCCTGACGGAAGGAGCATTTATTTCACCCAGGCCGAGGTGAACAGCGGCTTCAACCTGTACCAGGACCTCTACGTCTACGATCTGGACCAGGGACGCAGCACCCGGCTTACCGAAGGGGAGCGGCTTGGCGATGTCCAGGTTTCCCCGGACGGCAAACACTTCGCCGCCGTTGCCAGCAGCCGCGGCAGCCAAAACATCGTCCTGATGGCCGCCGGAACTCCGGGAGGATACTCCCCCGCCGCCGCGATCACCTCCTACACCGAAGAGCGGGTCTCCGGGCCACGCTTCTCCCCCGATGGTCGCAGCATCTGCTACGTCCTCACCGACAACGCCGGAACCAGCAGCTTAAGGATCTACGACCTCGCCACGAAGACCGACACCCCCCTCCTCAGCGCGGGCAGCACCCTCGCCTACCCCGCCTGGGCCCCGGACGCATCGATCATCTACTACGTGTCCGACGAAACCGGCGTCTTCAACGTCTTCGCCTACGACCTGCGCGACCGGAAGAGTTACCAGGTGAGCCACCTTCTTTCCGGCGCGCTGCAGCCAGACCCTGCACCGGACGGGAGCCGCCTGCTGGTGGCGAAGTACACCTCGCGCGGCTTCAAGATCGCCCAATTGGGGGTGGACCGCGCCCAGTGGCGCGAGCGGCGCGGTCCCGCGCTGCCGCTCACCCGCACCCTTCCGGCAGCAGTGGGGCAGCCAGCCGGCGCGTCTTCAGCACAACCGGTG
Encoded here:
- a CDS encoding BamA/TamA family outer membrane protein; this translates as MKSLCLAVAALLCLVSVSHAARIDTAFRYSTVETRHFAIHYHQGLEGVARRAAGMAEEIHDKLTREFQWHPAGKTQVVLIDDSDFTNGLAITIPYNTIYLEVVPPTLTSTLGEYDDWLKTLFTHEYAHIVSADPARGYSKVTRAIFGKPLPWMDPLSALLFLSTAPPNTFLPRWWHEGMATWAETKYTGQGRGKSSYYDMIFRTAVAEDNLPTVDQINGDVPEWPSGHFPYIYGYRLQRYIAETYGDDVAGKLTLGHAGRFPYTITGPARANFGGKSYREVYRDMIASLKDEQSRRVAALALQPFTPLSTIYDAGENLTSPRFSPDGSRIAFSRRDPRDHTTVIVTDVSGNKVAEFRRQLSDGSLSWSPDGRSIYFTQAEVNSGFNLYQDLYVYDLDQGRSTRLTEGERLGDVQVSPDGKHFAAVASSRGSQNIVLMAAGTPGGYSPAAAITSYTEERVSGPRFSPDGRSICYVLTDNAGTSSLRIYDLATKTDTPLLSAGSTLAYPAWAPDASIIYYVSDETGVFNVFAYDLRDRKSYQVSHLLSGALQPDPAPDGSRLLVAKYTSRGFKIAQLGVDRAQWRERRGPALPLTRTLPAAVGQPAGASSAQPVPSPAPAAGALSLDRPSQTSQGGQVSTPAPYNALDTLAPRFWLPRIYADGPDGIVLGAFTAGADAVGYHSYALSAAYSSERKRGYYSLLYNNDSFYPTLTLRAHAEPFLYADLYQNGNDYWELNRGVSLQASIPINRLESHYRLLAGYEIVDQEALTPLRPDGTLYGVPVFQGRRDNLFAGIDFDNVLKYPYSVSSEEGRRISLLYRHYARDLGSDINLSEYSATYQEYLRLPLKTPRHQVVYLRFSGALADGDLQFGQQAFQMGGPPSDLNKFPLRGYPVRSMAGKYVATGTLEYRSPIMYPLHGIGTVPAFAEKLHGALFVDAGQVWDDHRSFHGDETRVGAGVELRADVTLGYWVKVTPALGFAHGFNKGGEDQIYFTLYLGL